In the Cryptococcus neoformans var. neoformans JEC21 chromosome 1, complete sequence genome, one interval contains:
- a CDS encoding 3'(2'),5'-bisphosphate nucleotidase, putative, which produces MASQLPFTRLVQETQIGILSVLRACYLTKNVQDTLVTKDTLLKSDKSPVTVADLSAQSLISLHLLAHFQDPIIGEEDTSELRVNEPLRQRVVGLVNGGFEKEEGWGKDKTFSEDEILSAIDAGSAKGGNKGRFWTIDPVDGTSGFIRHQQYAVCLALIVDGVVELGVIGCPNLGPEPAKIGEEIIPNGKGVLMVAVRGQGSWSRPLDSATYTKLNLPPTPPASNPLTFLESVESGHSAHSIQARIGALLDVQRPSLRMDSQAKYTCLSRGEGGVYLRIPTKYVGGKIYEERIWDHAPGALLIHESGGICTDMWGKELNFGVGRTLKENDGIVAAGKDIHPKAVEAVKKAIEEAQVENK; this is translated from the exons ATGGCCTCTCAACTCCCCTTCACCCGTCTTGTCCAAGAAACACAGATCGGTATCCTCTCTGTTCTCAGAGCATGCTATCT CACAAAGAACGTCCAAGACACTCTCGTCACAAAGGACACTCTTCTCAAATCAGACAAGTCTCCAGTGACAGTTGCCGACCTTTCTGCCCAGTCGctcatctccctccacctcctcgctcACTTTCAAGATCCAATCATTGGCGAGGAAGACACGAGTGAGCTGAGAGTGAACGAGCCGTTGAGACAAAGGGTGGTCGGCCTTGTCAATGGAGggtttgagaaggaggagggatgggGCAAAGATAAAACTTTTTCAGAGGACGA AATCCTGAGTGCTATCGACGCCGGTTCTGCTAAAGGCGGTAACAAGGGTAGATTCTGGACCATT GATCCAG TCGACGGGACGTCTGGCTTCATTCGTCACCAACAATACGCTGTATGCCTTGCACTCATTGTTGATGGCGTTGTCGAACTCGGAGTCATCGGGTGCCCTAACCTTGGCCCTGAGCCCGCCAAGATTGGTGAGGAAATCATTCCTAATGGCAAGGGTGTCCTCATGGTAGCTGTGAGGGGTCAAGGCAGCTGGTCT CGCCCTCTCGATTCTGCCACCTATACCAAGCTGAATCTTCCCCCTACTCCCCCGGCCTCCAACCCCCTCACCTTTCTCGAGTCCGTCGAGTCTGGCCACTCTGCGCATTCTATCCAGGCTCGAATTGGCGCCCTACTCGACGTTCAACGTCCCTCCCTCCGTATGGATTCTCAGGCGAAATATACCTGTCTCTCTCGAGGTGAAGGCGGTGTCTATCTTCGTATCCCTACAAAATATGTTGGAGGTAAGATCTACGAAGAGCGGATCTGGGATCATGCCCCTGGAGCCTTGTTGATTCATGAGAGTGGTGGTATCTGTACAGACATGTGGGGCAAGGAGCTCAACTTTGGTGTGGGAAGGACTCTCAAGGAGAATGACGGCATCGTCGCCGCCGGTAAAGATATTCATCCCAAGGCCGTCGAAGCGGTCAAAAAGGCGATTGAAGAGGCGCAGGTTGAAAACAAGTGA
- a CDS encoding ubiquitin-dependent protein catabolism-related protein, putative: MPQELVFPPPEEPSILSLPLPHAEAYPGEPREYALALIQRKDAIQKEIDVLNDVLSSHGATASTSLLDNEGYPRGDLDIYAIRHARSSLVRLQNDRQTVTDLLATALHDAFAISSPASEQQPNGSVSLPSSQANGYSARTRETPWPARAIAKVNTVTVNSPASEAGLKAQDVIYSFAGINHTSPGGLQAIGTAVAQSEGIPLPLLIMRGQERLQLTLTPRSGWGGRGSLGCHILPA, translated from the exons ATGCCACAGGAACTCGTATTCCCTCCTCCAGAGGAgccctccatcctctccctccccttACCCCACGCAGAAGCTTACCCAGGAGAGCCCAGAGAGTATGCTCTCGCCCTTATCCAGCGTAAAGACGCCATCCAGAAGGAAATA GATGTCCTCAATGACGTCTTGTCCTCA CACGGAGCAACGGCCTCAACGTCTTTGCTAGACAACGAAGGCTACCCTCGAGGAGACTTGGATATT TATGCTATCCGACATGCCCGTTCTTCGCTTGTTCGCCTTCAAAATGACCGTCAGACTGTAACAGACCTCCTCGCCACGGCCCTTCACGATGCCTTTGCCATTTCCTCTCCAGCATCAGAGCAGCAGCCCAATGGCAGTGTGTCCCTACCCTCAAGCCAGGCGAACGGCTATTCCGCAAGAACCAGAGAAACGCCTTGGCCCGCGAGAGCTATTGCAAAAGTGAACACTGTGACAGTAAACAGCCCCGCTTCAGAGGCC GGTCTCAAGGCCCAGGATGTGATTTATTCCTTTGCCGGAATCAACCACACGTCCCCCGGAGGTCTACAAGCCATTGGAACAGCGGTTGCGCAGTCTGAAGGT ATTCCATTACCTCTGCTTATTATGCGGGGACAAGAGCGTTTGCAATTGACACTGACACCACGAAGCGGATGGGGCGGTCGGGGATCACTTGGCTGCCACATTCTCCCCGCTTAA